A genomic window from Salvia hispanica cultivar TCC Black 2014 chromosome 5, UniMelb_Shisp_WGS_1.0, whole genome shotgun sequence includes:
- the LOC125188517 gene encoding uncharacterized protein LOC125188517 isoform X3, protein METVVGMLGDDDARSEDFPLQDTADPVVYQLVRVDGNGRLVPATDDEVISAKDLLEDDKCKVRDIDAGQTLGCSINSGSKSCGSKRAEVEGSGQPQLKVLEVGTEKKNMSPDSEIGYTKVDVMHEEISKFVPNAVDVSECQSGSVEGCSKHLDESEKANSPVGTDIRPDFSLLNGEIHLDSLSVKDLQEIFQATFGRQTSVKDKQWLKRRIIMGLTNSCDFSTTTLVVIGNRVVKRGKDETGQRMDGSVLVDCVVTSALETNERPNTVHDEQIETHPTGNAMALQSSASQDNCESNETDTEHRPVKRVRKPTRRYIEEISEGESRDSGAQTVSSVEPPACDQSSAQVCVRSIQNFGLDQRYLLRKDSLGGFGIQVPYVNRIRRSRPRKNFVTLVKSVVYSERCTSETERKTLQFEQEVKSTESLKANLDDDVATVPTANGGMRRKHHRPWTLGEVVKLVEGVSKYGAGRWSEIKRLAFSSYSYRTSVDLKDKWRNLLRASMAESPMGNGVQNTRKHASVPIPTEILSRVRELADIHTQVTGFGCSDAIGHEVFVPNSSVIDV, encoded by the exons ATGGAAACAGTAGTAGGTATGCTTGGAGATGATGATGCTAGAAGTGAAGATTTTCCGTTGCAAGACACTGCTGATCCTGTTGTTTATCAGCTTGTTCGG GTTGATGGCAATGGGAGATTAGTACCTGCAACAGACGATGAGGTTATATCAGCCAAAGACTTGCTCGAAGATGATAaatgtaaagtaagagatatagATGCTGGTCAGACTCTAGGATGCAGCATAAATAGTGGGAGTAAATCGTGTGGTTCAAAAAGAGCTGAGGTTGAAGGCTCAG GCCAGCCACAGCTTAAGGTCCTAGAAGTTGGtacagaaaagaaaaatatgtcaCCTGACTCTGAAATAGGCTATACAAAAGTAGATGTTATGCATGAG GAGATCTCTAAATTTGTTCCAAATGCAGTTGATGTAAGTGAATGCCAGTCTGGGAGTGTAGAGGGATGCTCAAAGCATTTAGATGAATCAGAAAAGGCCAACTCTCCTGTTGGTACTGATATTAGACCTGATTTCTCACTGTTGAATGGGGAAATACACCTTGACAGCCTATCAGTTAAAGATCTTCAGGAGATTTTTCAGGCGACATTCGGAAGACAAACTTCTGTGAAAGACAAACAGTGGCTAAAAAGGAGGATTATTATGGGATTGACTAATTCTTGTGATTTTTCAACCACAACACTAGTAGTTATTGGTAACAGAGTGGTGAAGAGAGGTAAGGATGAAACCGGTCAACGTATGGATGGTTCTGTTTTGGTTGATTGTGTAGTTACATCTGCTCTGGAGACAAATGAAAGACCAAACACTGTCCATGATGAACAAATTGAAACCCACCCAACTGGTAATGCAATGGCATTACAAAGTTCTGCTAGTCAGGATAATTGTGAGAGTAATGAGACTGACACAGAACATAGACCAGTAAAAAGAGTTCGAAAGCCCACAAGACGGtatattgaagaaatttctGAAGGAGAATCCAGAGATTCTGGTGCTCAAACTGTCTCCTCAGTTGAACCTCCGGCATGTGACCAGTCATCTGCACAAGTTTGTGTTAGATCTATTCAGAATTTTGGACTGGATCAAAGATATCTCCTCAGGAAAGATTCTCTTGGTGGTTTTGGAATTCAGGTTCCATATGTTAACCGCATTCGCCGAAGCCGTCCAAGGAAAAATTTTGTGACCCTGGTAAAG TCTGTTGTCTATTCGGAAAGATGCACTTCAGAAACAGAAAGGAAAACCCTTCAGTTTGAGCAGGAAGTAAAAAGTACGGAATCATTGAAGGCTAATTTAGATGATGATGTTGCCACTGTACCCACTGCAAATGGAGGAATGAGGAGGAAGCATCATCGACCTTGGACACTTGGTGAAGTTGTTAAACTGGTTGAGGGAGTTTCAAAATATGGTGCTGGTAGATGGTCAGAGATCAAACGCCTTGCATTTTCTTCGTATTCTTACCGAACATCAGTTGACCTAAAG GACAAATGGAGGAATCTCCTGAGAGCTAGCATGGCTGAATCACCCATGGGAAACGGG GTTCAGAATACTCGGAAGCACGCGTCAGTTCCCATTCCTACTGAAATTCTGTCGAGAGTGAGAGAACTTGCTGATATACATACACAG GTCACAGGATTCGGGTGCTCAGATGCCATCGGTCATGAGGTTTTTGTTCCAAATTCCTCTGTAATAGATGTTTAG
- the LOC125188517 gene encoding uncharacterized protein LOC125188517 isoform X5 gives METVVGMLGDDDARSEDFPLQDTADPVVYQLVRVDGNGRLVPATDDEVISAKDLLEDDKCKVRDIDAGQTLGCSINSGSKSCGSKRAEVEGSGQPQLKVLEVGTEKKNMSPDSEIGYTKVDVMHEEISKFVPNAVDVSECQSGSVEGCSKHLDESEKANSPVGTDIRPDFSLLNGEIHLDSLSVKDLQEIFQATFGRQTSVKDKQWLKRRIIMGLTNSCDFSTTTLVVIGNRVVKRGKDETGQRMDGSVLVDCVVTSALETNERPNTVHDEQIETHPTGNAMALQSSASQDNCESNETDTEHRPVKRVRKPTRRYIEEISEGESRDSGAQTVSSVEPPACDQSSAQVCVRSIQNFGLDQRYLLRKDSLGGFGIQVPYVNRIRRSRPRKNFVTLVKSVVYSERCTSETERKTLQFEQEVKSTESLKANLDDDVATVPTANGGMRRKHHRPWTLGEVVKLVEGVSKYGAGRWSEIKRLAFSSYSYRTSVDLKVQNTRKHASVPIPTEILSRVRELADIHTQVTGFGCSDAIGHEVFVPNSSVIDV, from the exons ATGGAAACAGTAGTAGGTATGCTTGGAGATGATGATGCTAGAAGTGAAGATTTTCCGTTGCAAGACACTGCTGATCCTGTTGTTTATCAGCTTGTTCGG GTTGATGGCAATGGGAGATTAGTACCTGCAACAGACGATGAGGTTATATCAGCCAAAGACTTGCTCGAAGATGATAaatgtaaagtaagagatatagATGCTGGTCAGACTCTAGGATGCAGCATAAATAGTGGGAGTAAATCGTGTGGTTCAAAAAGAGCTGAGGTTGAAGGCTCAG GCCAGCCACAGCTTAAGGTCCTAGAAGTTGGtacagaaaagaaaaatatgtcaCCTGACTCTGAAATAGGCTATACAAAAGTAGATGTTATGCATGAG GAGATCTCTAAATTTGTTCCAAATGCAGTTGATGTAAGTGAATGCCAGTCTGGGAGTGTAGAGGGATGCTCAAAGCATTTAGATGAATCAGAAAAGGCCAACTCTCCTGTTGGTACTGATATTAGACCTGATTTCTCACTGTTGAATGGGGAAATACACCTTGACAGCCTATCAGTTAAAGATCTTCAGGAGATTTTTCAGGCGACATTCGGAAGACAAACTTCTGTGAAAGACAAACAGTGGCTAAAAAGGAGGATTATTATGGGATTGACTAATTCTTGTGATTTTTCAACCACAACACTAGTAGTTATTGGTAACAGAGTGGTGAAGAGAGGTAAGGATGAAACCGGTCAACGTATGGATGGTTCTGTTTTGGTTGATTGTGTAGTTACATCTGCTCTGGAGACAAATGAAAGACCAAACACTGTCCATGATGAACAAATTGAAACCCACCCAACTGGTAATGCAATGGCATTACAAAGTTCTGCTAGTCAGGATAATTGTGAGAGTAATGAGACTGACACAGAACATAGACCAGTAAAAAGAGTTCGAAAGCCCACAAGACGGtatattgaagaaatttctGAAGGAGAATCCAGAGATTCTGGTGCTCAAACTGTCTCCTCAGTTGAACCTCCGGCATGTGACCAGTCATCTGCACAAGTTTGTGTTAGATCTATTCAGAATTTTGGACTGGATCAAAGATATCTCCTCAGGAAAGATTCTCTTGGTGGTTTTGGAATTCAGGTTCCATATGTTAACCGCATTCGCCGAAGCCGTCCAAGGAAAAATTTTGTGACCCTGGTAAAG TCTGTTGTCTATTCGGAAAGATGCACTTCAGAAACAGAAAGGAAAACCCTTCAGTTTGAGCAGGAAGTAAAAAGTACGGAATCATTGAAGGCTAATTTAGATGATGATGTTGCCACTGTACCCACTGCAAATGGAGGAATGAGGAGGAAGCATCATCGACCTTGGACACTTGGTGAAGTTGTTAAACTGGTTGAGGGAGTTTCAAAATATGGTGCTGGTAGATGGTCAGAGATCAAACGCCTTGCATTTTCTTCGTATTCTTACCGAACATCAGTTGACCTAAAG GTTCAGAATACTCGGAAGCACGCGTCAGTTCCCATTCCTACTGAAATTCTGTCGAGAGTGAGAGAACTTGCTGATATACATACACAG GTCACAGGATTCGGGTGCTCAGATGCCATCGGTCATGAGGTTTTTGTTCCAAATTCCTCTGTAATAGATGTTTAG
- the LOC125188517 gene encoding uncharacterized protein LOC125188517 isoform X4 has product METVVGMLGDDDARSEDFPLQDTADPVVYQLVRVDGNGRLVPATDDEVISAKDLLEDDKCKVRDIDAGQTLGCSINSGSKSCGSKRAEVEGSGQPQLKVLEVGTEKKNMSPDSEIGYTKVDVMHEEISKFVPNAVDVSECQSGSVEGCSKHLDESEKANSPVGTDIRPDFSLLNGEIHLDSLSVKDLQEIFQATFGRQTSVKDKQWLKRRIIMGLTNSCDFSTTTLVVIGNRVVKRGKDETGQRMDGSVLVDCVVTSALETNERPNTVHDEQIETHPTGNAMALQSSASQDNCESNETDTEHRPVKRVRKPTRRYIEEISEGESRDSGAQTVSSVEPPACDQSSAQVCVRSIQNFGLDQRYLLRKDSLGGFGIQVPYVNRIRRSRPRKNFVTLVKSVVYSERCTSETERKTLQFEQEVKSTESLKANLDDDVATVPTANGGMRRKHHRPWTLGEVVKLVEGVSKYGAGRWSEIKRLAFSSYSYRTSVDLKVQNTRKHASVPIPTEILSRVRELADIHTQKQSINGVRHLCICCDRSQDSGAQMPSVMRFLFQIPL; this is encoded by the exons ATGGAAACAGTAGTAGGTATGCTTGGAGATGATGATGCTAGAAGTGAAGATTTTCCGTTGCAAGACACTGCTGATCCTGTTGTTTATCAGCTTGTTCGG GTTGATGGCAATGGGAGATTAGTACCTGCAACAGACGATGAGGTTATATCAGCCAAAGACTTGCTCGAAGATGATAaatgtaaagtaagagatatagATGCTGGTCAGACTCTAGGATGCAGCATAAATAGTGGGAGTAAATCGTGTGGTTCAAAAAGAGCTGAGGTTGAAGGCTCAG GCCAGCCACAGCTTAAGGTCCTAGAAGTTGGtacagaaaagaaaaatatgtcaCCTGACTCTGAAATAGGCTATACAAAAGTAGATGTTATGCATGAG GAGATCTCTAAATTTGTTCCAAATGCAGTTGATGTAAGTGAATGCCAGTCTGGGAGTGTAGAGGGATGCTCAAAGCATTTAGATGAATCAGAAAAGGCCAACTCTCCTGTTGGTACTGATATTAGACCTGATTTCTCACTGTTGAATGGGGAAATACACCTTGACAGCCTATCAGTTAAAGATCTTCAGGAGATTTTTCAGGCGACATTCGGAAGACAAACTTCTGTGAAAGACAAACAGTGGCTAAAAAGGAGGATTATTATGGGATTGACTAATTCTTGTGATTTTTCAACCACAACACTAGTAGTTATTGGTAACAGAGTGGTGAAGAGAGGTAAGGATGAAACCGGTCAACGTATGGATGGTTCTGTTTTGGTTGATTGTGTAGTTACATCTGCTCTGGAGACAAATGAAAGACCAAACACTGTCCATGATGAACAAATTGAAACCCACCCAACTGGTAATGCAATGGCATTACAAAGTTCTGCTAGTCAGGATAATTGTGAGAGTAATGAGACTGACACAGAACATAGACCAGTAAAAAGAGTTCGAAAGCCCACAAGACGGtatattgaagaaatttctGAAGGAGAATCCAGAGATTCTGGTGCTCAAACTGTCTCCTCAGTTGAACCTCCGGCATGTGACCAGTCATCTGCACAAGTTTGTGTTAGATCTATTCAGAATTTTGGACTGGATCAAAGATATCTCCTCAGGAAAGATTCTCTTGGTGGTTTTGGAATTCAGGTTCCATATGTTAACCGCATTCGCCGAAGCCGTCCAAGGAAAAATTTTGTGACCCTGGTAAAG TCTGTTGTCTATTCGGAAAGATGCACTTCAGAAACAGAAAGGAAAACCCTTCAGTTTGAGCAGGAAGTAAAAAGTACGGAATCATTGAAGGCTAATTTAGATGATGATGTTGCCACTGTACCCACTGCAAATGGAGGAATGAGGAGGAAGCATCATCGACCTTGGACACTTGGTGAAGTTGTTAAACTGGTTGAGGGAGTTTCAAAATATGGTGCTGGTAGATGGTCAGAGATCAAACGCCTTGCATTTTCTTCGTATTCTTACCGAACATCAGTTGACCTAAAG GTTCAGAATACTCGGAAGCACGCGTCAGTTCCCATTCCTACTGAAATTCTGTCGAGAGTGAGAGAACTTGCTGATATACATACACAG AAACAAAGCATCAATGGGGTCAGACACTTGTGTATTTGTTGTGACAGGTCACAGGATTCGGGTGCTCAGATGCCATCGGTCATGAGGTTTTTGTTCCAAATTCCTCTGTAA
- the LOC125188517 gene encoding uncharacterized protein LOC125188517 isoform X1 — METVVGMLGDDDARSEDFPLQDTADPVVYQLVRVDGNGRLVPATDDEVISAKDLLEDDKCKVRDIDAGQTLGCSINSGSKSCGSKRAEVEGSGQPQLKVLEVGTEKKNMSPDSEIGYTKVDVMHEEISKFVPNAVDVSECQSGSVEGCSKHLDESEKANSPVGTDIRPDFSLLNGEIHLDSLSVKDLQEIFQATFGRQTSVKDKQWLKRRIIMGLTNSCDFSTTTLVVIGNRVVKRGKDETGQRMDGSVLVDCVVTSALETNERPNTVHDEQIETHPTGNAMALQSSASQDNCESNETDTEHRPVKRVRKPTRRYIEEISEGESRDSGAQTVSSVEPPACDQSSAQVCVRSIQNFGLDQRYLLRKDSLGGFGIQVPYVNRIRRSRPRKNFVTLVKSVVYSERCTSETERKTLQFEQEVKSTESLKANLDDDVATVPTANGGMRRKHHRPWTLGEVVKLVEGVSKYGAGRWSEIKRLAFSSYSYRTSVDLKDKWRNLLRASMAESPMGNGVQNTRKHASVPIPTEILSRVRELADIHTQKQSINGVRHLCICCDRSQDSGAQMPSVMRFLFQIPL; from the exons ATGGAAACAGTAGTAGGTATGCTTGGAGATGATGATGCTAGAAGTGAAGATTTTCCGTTGCAAGACACTGCTGATCCTGTTGTTTATCAGCTTGTTCGG GTTGATGGCAATGGGAGATTAGTACCTGCAACAGACGATGAGGTTATATCAGCCAAAGACTTGCTCGAAGATGATAaatgtaaagtaagagatatagATGCTGGTCAGACTCTAGGATGCAGCATAAATAGTGGGAGTAAATCGTGTGGTTCAAAAAGAGCTGAGGTTGAAGGCTCAG GCCAGCCACAGCTTAAGGTCCTAGAAGTTGGtacagaaaagaaaaatatgtcaCCTGACTCTGAAATAGGCTATACAAAAGTAGATGTTATGCATGAG GAGATCTCTAAATTTGTTCCAAATGCAGTTGATGTAAGTGAATGCCAGTCTGGGAGTGTAGAGGGATGCTCAAAGCATTTAGATGAATCAGAAAAGGCCAACTCTCCTGTTGGTACTGATATTAGACCTGATTTCTCACTGTTGAATGGGGAAATACACCTTGACAGCCTATCAGTTAAAGATCTTCAGGAGATTTTTCAGGCGACATTCGGAAGACAAACTTCTGTGAAAGACAAACAGTGGCTAAAAAGGAGGATTATTATGGGATTGACTAATTCTTGTGATTTTTCAACCACAACACTAGTAGTTATTGGTAACAGAGTGGTGAAGAGAGGTAAGGATGAAACCGGTCAACGTATGGATGGTTCTGTTTTGGTTGATTGTGTAGTTACATCTGCTCTGGAGACAAATGAAAGACCAAACACTGTCCATGATGAACAAATTGAAACCCACCCAACTGGTAATGCAATGGCATTACAAAGTTCTGCTAGTCAGGATAATTGTGAGAGTAATGAGACTGACACAGAACATAGACCAGTAAAAAGAGTTCGAAAGCCCACAAGACGGtatattgaagaaatttctGAAGGAGAATCCAGAGATTCTGGTGCTCAAACTGTCTCCTCAGTTGAACCTCCGGCATGTGACCAGTCATCTGCACAAGTTTGTGTTAGATCTATTCAGAATTTTGGACTGGATCAAAGATATCTCCTCAGGAAAGATTCTCTTGGTGGTTTTGGAATTCAGGTTCCATATGTTAACCGCATTCGCCGAAGCCGTCCAAGGAAAAATTTTGTGACCCTGGTAAAG TCTGTTGTCTATTCGGAAAGATGCACTTCAGAAACAGAAAGGAAAACCCTTCAGTTTGAGCAGGAAGTAAAAAGTACGGAATCATTGAAGGCTAATTTAGATGATGATGTTGCCACTGTACCCACTGCAAATGGAGGAATGAGGAGGAAGCATCATCGACCTTGGACACTTGGTGAAGTTGTTAAACTGGTTGAGGGAGTTTCAAAATATGGTGCTGGTAGATGGTCAGAGATCAAACGCCTTGCATTTTCTTCGTATTCTTACCGAACATCAGTTGACCTAAAG GACAAATGGAGGAATCTCCTGAGAGCTAGCATGGCTGAATCACCCATGGGAAACGGG GTTCAGAATACTCGGAAGCACGCGTCAGTTCCCATTCCTACTGAAATTCTGTCGAGAGTGAGAGAACTTGCTGATATACATACACAG AAACAAAGCATCAATGGGGTCAGACACTTGTGTATTTGTTGTGACAGGTCACAGGATTCGGGTGCTCAGATGCCATCGGTCATGAGGTTTTTGTTCCAAATTCCTCTGTAA
- the LOC125188517 gene encoding uncharacterized protein LOC125188517 isoform X7, with protein MSPDSEIGYTKVDVMHEEISKFVPNAVDVSECQSGSVEGCSKHLDESEKANSPVGTDIRPDFSLLNGEIHLDSLSVKDLQEIFQATFGRQTSVKDKQWLKRRIIMGLTNSCDFSTTTLVVIGNRVVKRGKDETGQRMDGSVLVDCVVTSALETNERPNTVHDEQIETHPTGNAMALQSSASQDNCESNETDTEHRPVKRVRKPTRRYIEEISEGESRDSGAQTVSSVEPPACDQSSAQVCVRSIQNFGLDQRYLLRKDSLGGFGIQVPYVNRIRRSRPRKNFVTLVKSVVYSERCTSETERKTLQFEQEVKSTESLKANLDDDVATVPTANGGMRRKHHRPWTLGEVVKLVEGVSKYGAGRWSEIKRLAFSSYSYRTSVDLKDKWRNLLRASMAESPMGNGVQNTRKHASVPIPTEILSRVRELADIHTQKQSINGVRHLCICCDRSQDSGAQMPSVMRFLFQIPL; from the exons atgtcaCCTGACTCTGAAATAGGCTATACAAAAGTAGATGTTATGCATGAG GAGATCTCTAAATTTGTTCCAAATGCAGTTGATGTAAGTGAATGCCAGTCTGGGAGTGTAGAGGGATGCTCAAAGCATTTAGATGAATCAGAAAAGGCCAACTCTCCTGTTGGTACTGATATTAGACCTGATTTCTCACTGTTGAATGGGGAAATACACCTTGACAGCCTATCAGTTAAAGATCTTCAGGAGATTTTTCAGGCGACATTCGGAAGACAAACTTCTGTGAAAGACAAACAGTGGCTAAAAAGGAGGATTATTATGGGATTGACTAATTCTTGTGATTTTTCAACCACAACACTAGTAGTTATTGGTAACAGAGTGGTGAAGAGAGGTAAGGATGAAACCGGTCAACGTATGGATGGTTCTGTTTTGGTTGATTGTGTAGTTACATCTGCTCTGGAGACAAATGAAAGACCAAACACTGTCCATGATGAACAAATTGAAACCCACCCAACTGGTAATGCAATGGCATTACAAAGTTCTGCTAGTCAGGATAATTGTGAGAGTAATGAGACTGACACAGAACATAGACCAGTAAAAAGAGTTCGAAAGCCCACAAGACGGtatattgaagaaatttctGAAGGAGAATCCAGAGATTCTGGTGCTCAAACTGTCTCCTCAGTTGAACCTCCGGCATGTGACCAGTCATCTGCACAAGTTTGTGTTAGATCTATTCAGAATTTTGGACTGGATCAAAGATATCTCCTCAGGAAAGATTCTCTTGGTGGTTTTGGAATTCAGGTTCCATATGTTAACCGCATTCGCCGAAGCCGTCCAAGGAAAAATTTTGTGACCCTGGTAAAG TCTGTTGTCTATTCGGAAAGATGCACTTCAGAAACAGAAAGGAAAACCCTTCAGTTTGAGCAGGAAGTAAAAAGTACGGAATCATTGAAGGCTAATTTAGATGATGATGTTGCCACTGTACCCACTGCAAATGGAGGAATGAGGAGGAAGCATCATCGACCTTGGACACTTGGTGAAGTTGTTAAACTGGTTGAGGGAGTTTCAAAATATGGTGCTGGTAGATGGTCAGAGATCAAACGCCTTGCATTTTCTTCGTATTCTTACCGAACATCAGTTGACCTAAAG GACAAATGGAGGAATCTCCTGAGAGCTAGCATGGCTGAATCACCCATGGGAAACGGG GTTCAGAATACTCGGAAGCACGCGTCAGTTCCCATTCCTACTGAAATTCTGTCGAGAGTGAGAGAACTTGCTGATATACATACACAG AAACAAAGCATCAATGGGGTCAGACACTTGTGTATTTGTTGTGACAGGTCACAGGATTCGGGTGCTCAGATGCCATCGGTCATGAGGTTTTTGTTCCAAATTCCTCTGTAA
- the LOC125188517 gene encoding uncharacterized protein LOC125188517 isoform X6, producing the protein MGQPQLKVLEVGTEKKNMSPDSEIGYTKVDVMHEEISKFVPNAVDVSECQSGSVEGCSKHLDESEKANSPVGTDIRPDFSLLNGEIHLDSLSVKDLQEIFQATFGRQTSVKDKQWLKRRIIMGLTNSCDFSTTTLVVIGNRVVKRGKDETGQRMDGSVLVDCVVTSALETNERPNTVHDEQIETHPTGNAMALQSSASQDNCESNETDTEHRPVKRVRKPTRRYIEEISEGESRDSGAQTVSSVEPPACDQSSAQVCVRSIQNFGLDQRYLLRKDSLGGFGIQVPYVNRIRRSRPRKNFVTLVKSVVYSERCTSETERKTLQFEQEVKSTESLKANLDDDVATVPTANGGMRRKHHRPWTLGEVVKLVEGVSKYGAGRWSEIKRLAFSSYSYRTSVDLKDKWRNLLRASMAESPMGNGVQNTRKHASVPIPTEILSRVRELADIHTQKQSINGVRHLCICCDRSQDSGAQMPSVMRFLFQIPL; encoded by the exons ATGG GCCAGCCACAGCTTAAGGTCCTAGAAGTTGGtacagaaaagaaaaatatgtcaCCTGACTCTGAAATAGGCTATACAAAAGTAGATGTTATGCATGAG GAGATCTCTAAATTTGTTCCAAATGCAGTTGATGTAAGTGAATGCCAGTCTGGGAGTGTAGAGGGATGCTCAAAGCATTTAGATGAATCAGAAAAGGCCAACTCTCCTGTTGGTACTGATATTAGACCTGATTTCTCACTGTTGAATGGGGAAATACACCTTGACAGCCTATCAGTTAAAGATCTTCAGGAGATTTTTCAGGCGACATTCGGAAGACAAACTTCTGTGAAAGACAAACAGTGGCTAAAAAGGAGGATTATTATGGGATTGACTAATTCTTGTGATTTTTCAACCACAACACTAGTAGTTATTGGTAACAGAGTGGTGAAGAGAGGTAAGGATGAAACCGGTCAACGTATGGATGGTTCTGTTTTGGTTGATTGTGTAGTTACATCTGCTCTGGAGACAAATGAAAGACCAAACACTGTCCATGATGAACAAATTGAAACCCACCCAACTGGTAATGCAATGGCATTACAAAGTTCTGCTAGTCAGGATAATTGTGAGAGTAATGAGACTGACACAGAACATAGACCAGTAAAAAGAGTTCGAAAGCCCACAAGACGGtatattgaagaaatttctGAAGGAGAATCCAGAGATTCTGGTGCTCAAACTGTCTCCTCAGTTGAACCTCCGGCATGTGACCAGTCATCTGCACAAGTTTGTGTTAGATCTATTCAGAATTTTGGACTGGATCAAAGATATCTCCTCAGGAAAGATTCTCTTGGTGGTTTTGGAATTCAGGTTCCATATGTTAACCGCATTCGCCGAAGCCGTCCAAGGAAAAATTTTGTGACCCTGGTAAAG TCTGTTGTCTATTCGGAAAGATGCACTTCAGAAACAGAAAGGAAAACCCTTCAGTTTGAGCAGGAAGTAAAAAGTACGGAATCATTGAAGGCTAATTTAGATGATGATGTTGCCACTGTACCCACTGCAAATGGAGGAATGAGGAGGAAGCATCATCGACCTTGGACACTTGGTGAAGTTGTTAAACTGGTTGAGGGAGTTTCAAAATATGGTGCTGGTAGATGGTCAGAGATCAAACGCCTTGCATTTTCTTCGTATTCTTACCGAACATCAGTTGACCTAAAG GACAAATGGAGGAATCTCCTGAGAGCTAGCATGGCTGAATCACCCATGGGAAACGGG GTTCAGAATACTCGGAAGCACGCGTCAGTTCCCATTCCTACTGAAATTCTGTCGAGAGTGAGAGAACTTGCTGATATACATACACAG AAACAAAGCATCAATGGGGTCAGACACTTGTGTATTTGTTGTGACAGGTCACAGGATTCGGGTGCTCAGATGCCATCGGTCATGAGGTTTTTGTTCCAAATTCCTCTGTAA